The Paramixta manurensis region ATGAGCACAGCAATTACACGCCAGATTGTACTTGATACGGAAACCACCGGGATGAACATGGTGGGGGTCCACTACGAAGGCCACCGCATTATTGAAATCGGTGCGGTAGAAGTGGTCAATCGCCGCCTGACCGGTAATAACTTTCATATGTATCTGAAGCCGGATCGTTTGGTTGATCCCGAGGCCTTTGGCGTACACGGGATTGCCGATGAGTTTTTGGCGGATAAGCCGACCTTTAGCGAAATTGCCGATGAGTTTCTGGATTATATTCGCGGCGCAGAGCTGGTAATCCATAATGCGTCGTTTGATATCGGCTTCATGGATTATGAGTTCGCCAAACTGCAACGCGGCATTGAGAAGACCGAAACCTTCTGTCAAATCACCGATAGTCTGTTGATGGCGCGCAAACTCTTCCCGGGTAAGCGCAACAGTTTGGATGCGCTCTGTTCGCGTTACGAAATTGATAACAGTAAGCGTACGCTGCACGGCGCATTACTCGATGCCGAGATTCTGGCGGAAGTTTTCCTGACCATGACCGGCGGGCAAACCTCGCTGACATTTTCAATGGAAGGGGAAAGCGAAAAGCAGGGCGGTGAAGAAACCATTCAACGCATTACACGTCCGGCGGCGGCACTCCGCGTTTTGCACGCCAGCGACGAAGAAGTAATGGCGCATGAACAGCGGCTTGATTTAGTCATGAAGAAGGGCGGCAGTTGCCTGTGGCGCGCTTAAGCGCTTCATTTTTAGTCGAAAAAAAGCATCCCTGATGAAAAATACGACAAATGATCTATTCTTTACGAAAAAGCGTTGACGGCACTTCGAAGTGCCCTTAATATGCGCCTCGTTCCCGACGGGGAACACAGCGCGGAGCGGTAGTTCAGTTGGTTAGAATACCTGCCTGTCACGCAGGGGGTCGCGGGTTCGAGCCCCGTCCGTTCCGCCAAAATTTGTAAAGGCCGGTTCAGCAATGAATCGGCCTTTCGTCGTTTAAGCGCGACGATAATTATTCTTTCTGCATCGTCATTTTATCGGCAAAGCGTTTACCCAGTGCGCGTGGCCGCTCTTCACGTGCCATCCAGCGATAACCGCCTGCGCCTAAACCAGCGCCGATAAACCAACTAAAGTTGGCGGCCGCATGTAGCGAAGGAATAAAACTCAACAGGAGTCCAACTGCCACTGCCGGAACCAGCGCCATGACCGCTTTGGGATTAATGCCTCCGCGATACCAGTAGCGGCCTTGCGGCGTCGCATCGAAGAGATCGTCAACCACAATTTCACCGCGTTTGATCAGATAGAAATCCGCCAGCAAAATGCCGAAGAGTGGGCCGATAAAGGCACCCAGTACGTCCAGGGTGTAGTGAATTAACTCTGGCGATTGGAAAAGGTTCCACGGCGTCAGTAATACCGAGCCGACGGCAGCGATCATCCCGCCGGTGCGGAAACTGATTTTTTGCGGCGCGCAGTTAGAAAAGTCAAACGCCGGTGACACGAAGTTGGCCACGATATTAATACCGATTGTCGCGGTAATCATCGTCAGCAGACCAATGGCTACCGCTACGTCGTTACCGACCCGGCTCACGGTTTCAATCGGGTCGGTAATCATTTTGCCAAACAGGGAATGCGAGCCGGATACGATGACGACCGTCACAATTGAAAATAGCAGGAAGTTGAACGGCAATCCCCAACGGTTGCCGCGACGAATCTCCCGCATACTTTTACCGTAGCGTGAGAAATCGCCGAAGTTCAGCAACGGGCCGGAGAAATAAGACACCACCAGCGCGGTGGCGGTAATCATTTGCCAGGTTTGTTCACTAACGCTCAATTGCTTACTGGCCAGCGTGAACGAGATGCCACTAATACCCGTTTTGTACACAATCCATCCGGCTAGCGCGACCATGACGACGTAGACCGCCGGACCGGCAATATCAATAAAACGCTTAATTGCCGACATACCGTGCCAGAACACTAACGCCTGCAGTAACCACATGATGCCAAAGCAGATCCAGCCAAGCTGAGACAGGCCAAGCCAGCTACTGTGGGTTAAGCTGGTTAATGAGGGAAAGAATTTTAATAACATCAACAGCATGGCATTGGATGCCAGCCAGGTTTGGATGCCATACCAGGCAAAGGCGATCAGCCCGCGAATCACCGCCGGGATATTCGCGCCAAACACGCCAAACGCCTGGCGGCAGATCACGGCGTAAGGCACGCCCGCCATCTGGCTCGGTTTTGCCACCAGATTTGCCGCCAACTGAACAATACAGATGCCAATTAATAAACACAGCAATACCTGCCAACTCGCCAAACCCAGCGTAAAGAAGCTGGCGGCGACCACATAGCCTCCCATACTGTGTACATCCGACATCCAGAAAGAAAAAATGTTGTACCAATTCCAGTTTTGCTGGCGCGTCGGGGCCAGATCGTCATTACATAAACGCGGGCTGTAGTGTGCGTTGGCTTCGGTTGCCGACGCCGGGGTAACGCCTGAATGTTTTGGCATGAAACCTGCTCCTCTTCACATATCGGTTGGATATTGCCTCGCAACAGGTATTGCAGGATCTAGGCCAATCAGTGATTTTTTGTATACATAAATAAAAAAACATGTATACGATTCTGTATGCAAAAACCCTTACCGGAGCGGGTAATGAAAAGTGAAAGCGGCCTAAAGACGGCCTCAGACCTGAATGATAAGGATGAACCTATCTATCAGGCCTTACTCTCGGCGATGGTGGAACATCAGTTGCCGCCCGGCAGTAAATTGCCTGAGGAAGCGTTGGCAGAGGTGTTTGGCGTGAGCCGTACCGGCATTCGGAAAGTGCTACAGCGCCTCGCTGCAGTGCAAATGGTCAATCTGACGCCCAAACGCGGTGCACAGGTTGCCACCCCGGATGTGGAGGAGGCGCGCGATATTTTTCGGACCCGGGCGCTGCTAGAGTGCGCCAACTTACCGGACATAGTGACACACTGCCAGCCCCCACATTTAGCGGCGCTTGATGCGTTGGTTCAGCAAGAGCAGCAGGCGCATGAGGCACATAATGGCCCGGCGGCAATTCGCCTGTCGGCCGCGTTTCACATCCAACTACAGGCCATCTCGGGTAATCAGGTACTAACCGAGATGGTGACGCGTCTGACGCAGCGCTCCTCACTGGTGATTGCCGCCTGGGGCGCGCCCTGGCAGCAAGGATGTCGTTGCGATGATCATGACCAGTTAATTGTCCTGTTACGTGAAAAAAATCTCGTCGCGTTGACCACCGCCCTACAGCATCACTTCGATCACATAGTTGCCTCGCTGCATTTTGAGCGCGGCGGTGACATGCTGCCGGATTTCACCCGCTTATTTGCTCACATGAGAGTGCGTTAAAGATGGAAAAAATCGTTATTCAGGTGATCAATCCGAATACCAGTCAGGCAATGACGGAAACCATTGGTCGCGCGGCGCGCGCGGTGGCAGCGGCGGGAACTGAGATTGTCGCCGTTTCGCCGACACAAGGTGTGCCCTCCATCGAAGGCCATTTTGATGAAGCGATCGCCGCCGTCGGCGTGCTGGAACAGATCAAACGAGGCCGTGAACAAGGCGTGAGCGGGCATGTCATTGCCTGCTTTGGCGATCCGGGGTTGCTGGCGGCGCGTGAGTTAGCGTCTGCGCCGGTGGTGGGGATTGCCGAAGCCGCAATGCATATGGCGACGCTGGTGGCGACCCGTTTCTCGATTGTGACCACGCTACCGCGCACGCTGGTGATTGCCCGACACTTATTGCAGCAGTATGGATTTGAGCGCCATTGTGCCGCGTTGCATGCGATAGATCTGCCGGTGTTAGCGCTAGAAGATGGCAGCGGATTAGCGCAAGAGAAGGTCCGGGCACGCTGTCTCCAGGCGAAGCGTGAAGACGGGAGTGGTGCCATTGTGCTGGGATGTGGCGGAATGGCAACACTGGCAAAAGCGCTTACGCAAGAACTGGGAATACCGGTCATTGATGGCGTCGGCGCGGCGGTCAAAATGATCGAGTCGCTGGTAGCGCTCGGCTTATCCACCAGTAAACATGGCGATCTGGATTATCCCTTCGCTAAGCCATTGAGCGAGGCGTTTAGCCATCTCAATTAATCCACCGCCGCGATAACACGGGAAAATGCGATGTCAGATGCCGTAGAAAATAAGCCCTTTGATCTCCACGCGCACTATCCGCGCGATCTGCGCGGTTATGCCGGTAAGCCACCGCATGCCGCCTGGCCTGGCGGAGCGCGTATTGCGCTTCAATTCGTGCTGAATTATGAAGAGGGCGCCGAAAATCATGTCCTGCACGGCGATGCCGGTTCAGAGCAATTTCTGTCTGACATCATCGGCGTGGCAAGCTATGCCGATCGCCATATGTCGATGGATTCGCTGTATGAGTATGGATCCCGCGCCGGTTTTTGGCGCATCCACCAGGAGTTCCAACGGCGTGGCCTGCCACTCACCATTTTCGGCGTGGCAATGGCGCTGGCGCGTAACCCTGAAGTGGTGCAGGCCATCAAAGAAGCGAATTATGATGTGGTCAGCCACGGTTGGCGCTGGATCCACTATCAACATATTGATGTAGACACCGAACGCCAGCATATGCAGCAAGCGATTGAAACCTTACGCACGCTGTTCGGCAACGCACCTACCGGCTGGTACACCGGCCGTGACAGCCCGAACACCCGTCGCTTATTGGTGGAGCAGGGCGGCTTTCTTTATGATAGCGACTACTATGGAGATGATTTGCCGTTTTGGACGCCAGTGGCGTGTCAGGATGGCACGGTAAAACAACATTTAGTTATCCCCTATACGCTGGAAACCAATGATATGCGGTTTGCGACGCCGCAGGGGTTTAATACCGCCGAGCAGTTCTACACGTATCTTAAAGACAGTTTTGATGTGTTGTATGCCGAGGGAGAAACCGCGCCTAAAATGTTGTCGATTGGGATGCACTGCCGCTTATTGGGCCGGCCAGGGCGCTTTCGCGCGCTACAGCGGTTTCTGGATTATGTGGCGCAGCATGACAAGGTTTGGATTTGTACCCGGCAACAAATTGCCGGGCACTGGATTGCTACGCATCCCGCGCCACGCGCAGAACCCGCGAGTCAGCTCATTACGCTAACCTGAGCGGCCACAATCCGCCAGCCGCACGGCAATTTTACCCACGTCTGCTGCTGGCGCCCAATCTTATCGCTGCCTTCACGCGTGAACTCGGTGCTACACACCGCATAATCCTCACCGAAAGTAGTGATCACTGTATTACGCAATGTCCGCTCCAGCCCGGTCGCCGGGCGAGAAGCACGATAGTCGCGAATCGCTTCAATGCCGTATAAATTTTCGCCGGCACCGAGGCGAACGGTTCGGTCATCGTGCCAAAATAACTCATCCAGTACCTCAATATCATTGCCGGTTAACGCCTGTTCATAGCGATAAAAGGCGGCGGTCACTTCGGCAAGGATCGCCGGGCGGTCAATATATTCACTTTTCATGGCTCTACGCTCATTGTTGCGGCTTGCGCCTTAATCAAACCTTGCTGCTCCAGCGCGCGGGCAGCACGTAAACACGCCGCTTCGTTAAACGGCGCGGCAATTAATTGAATACCGATTGGCAAACCGCTTGCGGTCTGCATCGGTACGGTGACCACCGGTAACCCGAGGAAGGAGATGGGCTGCGTCAACATGCCCATACTGGCGCGCGTCGGCAGATCAGTGCCGTTAATATGGATGGTTTCCTGGCCGATAAGCGTCGCGCTACACGGCGTGGCGGGCGCAATCAACACGTCGACGCTTTCAAATAGCGGCAACACTTGCTGTTGGAAATGGCGGCGGAAGCGTTGCGCCTGCAAATACCAGGCGGCGGGTAACATAGCGCCAGCCAGTAAACGTTCGCGGGAGTGAGGTTCAAAGCGTTCCGGCATACTGCGCAACGCGGGTAAATAGTGGTTACCGCCCTCCGAAGCCGTCAGAATGAAGGCGGCGGATCGCGCAAGATCAACATGGGGTAGCGTGACCTCCTCCTGCGCATTGAGCGCTTGTGCGGCTCTGGCAACCGCCTGGCGGGCATCGTCATTACACCAGGTTTGAAAATACCCGCCTGCAACGCCAAAACGTAAATCTTCCACGCCCTGTTCCAGCGTCGGCAGCGCTGGCTGGAGCGCGGCGTTGGCCTGAAAAGCATCTTGTGGATCCTGTCCCTGTAATGCGTCATAGACGATCGCTAAATCTTCGCTACAACGCGCAAACGGGCCAATATGGTCAAGACTCGCCACAAAAGGATGGCTACCGCTACGCGACAGGCGCCCAAAGGTGGGTTTCAGGCCGAGGATACCGCATAAAGACGCCGGGACGCGGATCGAGCCATTGGTATCGGTGCCCAGGGCGAAGTGCACCAGCCCGGCGGCAACCGCAGCGGCAGAGCCACCGGAAGATCCACCGGCGATACGGGTGGGATCATGGGGGTTATGCGTGGTGCCATAATGGCTATTTTCGGTGGTAAAACCGTAGGCATAGGCATCCATATTCAGCATGCCGCTGAGTAAGGCGCCCGCTTTTGCCAGCTTTTGTACTGCCCAGGCATCGGCGCGCGCGGGCGGACGGTCACTAAATAAGCTGGCGCCCGCCAGGGTGCTGAAACCGGCGACATCAAACAGATTTTTAACCCCATAAGGGATGCCGGCCAGCGCGGGAAGCGGCTGCCCATCGCGGCGTAAGCCATCAAGACGGGCGGCCTCGCGTAGCATGCGTTCATGCGTCACTTCGGTCCAGGCATTGAGCGCCGGATTATGGCGCTCGATAGCCGCCAGTGTCTGTTGGGCAATCTCCTGCGCGCTGAGTTCGCCGTTATTTAGCGCAGAACGCAGTTGGGAGAGGGAAAGAGAAGAGAGATTCATGCCCGATAGACTCCTGCCACTTCTAGCCGATCATCCAGCGGGAACGCCATCAACGGCTCAGCCATCGCGGCGATACGCGTCATTTGCGTCAGTAATTCGGCGCGGCGAGTTTCATTCAGTTCCAGGTCCAACATCTGTTCCATTTGGGCGATATAGGCCGCGAGGTCAGCGGGATGGTTCATAGTTTCTCCTGTTAAAAGCCAGCGGCGCTACCGTTACTGCGCGGATCAAAGGCGCCCTCAAACATGCCGTTATTGTGTCGTACGATGGCGCCGGCGTGACCGACGGCTTCGCTAAAGTCTTCCAGTAATTCAACCTCATGACCGAGCGCGCGCAGTGTTGCCACGGTGTGTGGCGAAAAGCGGCCCTCCACTTTCAAAGAGTCTGACAATTGGCCCCATGTTCGCCCTAACAGCCAGCGTGGCGCGCTCACCGCTTGTTGTAGAGGCATCCCCTGCACCACATGGCGGGTAAAAATCGCCGCCTGAGTTTGCGGCTGACCGTCTCCGCCCATGGAACCATAGACCAGCGTGCGGCCATCGTGCAGCCGCGCCGCCGCGGGATTGAGGGTATGAAACGGCTGTTTACCGGGCGCCAGCGCCAGTAAATGGCCCGGCTGTAAGCTAAAGGCCGCCCCACGGTTTTGCCAAACAATGCCGGTATCCGGTAGCACTACGCCGCTGCCGAATTCATGATAAATACTTTGGATGAAAGAGACCGCCAGACCACTGCTGTCCATGACGCCAAGCCACACCGTATCGCCCGGGCCGCGTCCGGTCCCCCAGGGCGCAGCGCGGGTATCATCAATTTGCGCCGCCATTGCCGCGAGGCGTTCGGGTTCCAGTAGCGTTTGTAACTCTTCTTCGATGTGCGCCGGATCGGTGATATAGCGGTCACGCAGGGTAAACGCTTGTTTCGTCGCTTCGACCAGGCGATGCACCGTTTGGGCCTCATCGGCTTGTGCCATAGCCAAATGATCGGTAATGCCGAGAATCGCCAGTGACACCAGACCTTGTGTCGGCGGCGTCATATTAAACACTTCGCCTTGTTGATGCATGACGCGTAGCGGCGTACGGCGTTTGGCACGGTGTGCCTGCAAATCATTGAGGGTAATCGGCATGCCAAGATCGGACATTTCCCGCGCCAGTTTTTTCGCCAGCGTGCCGCGATAAAAGCTATCAAGCCCTTCATCGGCAAGGAGGCAGAGCGTATCCGCCAGGGCTGGCTGGGTGAAGCGGCTGCCGGTGCGCGGTATTTCACCATCCGGGAGAAAGGTGGCGGCAAAGCCCGGCAGGTCGCGCAATTCATCCAGTTTGGCGGCGGTGGCGTTGGCCTGAGATTGGGTCACCGGAATG contains the following coding sequences:
- a CDS encoding NCS1 family nucleobase:cation symporter-1; translation: MPKHSGVTPASATEANAHYSPRLCNDDLAPTRQQNWNWYNIFSFWMSDVHSMGGYVVAASFFTLGLASWQVLLCLLIGICIVQLAANLVAKPSQMAGVPYAVICRQAFGVFGANIPAVIRGLIAFAWYGIQTWLASNAMLLMLLKFFPSLTSLTHSSWLGLSQLGWICFGIMWLLQALVFWHGMSAIKRFIDIAGPAVYVVMVALAGWIVYKTGISGISFTLASKQLSVSEQTWQMITATALVVSYFSGPLLNFGDFSRYGKSMREIRRGNRWGLPFNFLLFSIVTVVIVSGSHSLFGKMITDPIETVSRVGNDVAVAIGLLTMITATIGINIVANFVSPAFDFSNCAPQKISFRTGGMIAAVGSVLLTPWNLFQSPELIHYTLDVLGAFIGPLFGILLADFYLIKRGEIVVDDLFDATPQGRYWYRGGINPKAVMALVPAVAVGLLLSFIPSLHAAANFSWFIGAGLGAGGYRWMAREERPRALGKRFADKMTMQKE
- the hpxA gene encoding allantoin racemase, giving the protein MEKIVIQVINPNTSQAMTETIGRAARAVAAAGTEIVAVSPTQGVPSIEGHFDEAIAAVGVLEQIKRGREQGVSGHVIACFGDPGLLAARELASAPVVGIAEAAMHMATLVATRFSIVTTLPRTLVIARHLLQQYGFERHCAALHAIDLPVLALEDGSGLAQEKVRARCLQAKREDGSGAIVLGCGGMATLAKALTQELGIPVIDGVGAAVKMIESLVALGLSTSKHGDLDYPFAKPLSEAFSHLN
- a CDS encoding GntR family transcriptional regulator, whose translation is MKSESGLKTASDLNDKDEPIYQALLSAMVEHQLPPGSKLPEEALAEVFGVSRTGIRKVLQRLAAVQMVNLTPKRGAQVATPDVEEARDIFRTRALLECANLPDIVTHCQPPHLAALDALVQQEQQAHEAHNGPAAIRLSAAFHIQLQAISGNQVLTEMVTRLTQRSSLVIAAWGAPWQQGCRCDDHDQLIVLLREKNLVALTTALQHHFDHIVASLHFERGGDMLPDFTRLFAHMRVR
- the dnaQ gene encoding DNA polymerase III subunit epsilon, which translates into the protein MSTAITRQIVLDTETTGMNMVGVHYEGHRIIEIGAVEVVNRRLTGNNFHMYLKPDRLVDPEAFGVHGIADEFLADKPTFSEIADEFLDYIRGAELVIHNASFDIGFMDYEFAKLQRGIEKTETFCQITDSLLMARKLFPGKRNSLDALCSRYEIDNSKRTLHGALLDAEILAEVFLTMTGGQTSLTFSMEGESEKQGGEETIQRITRPAAALRVLHASDEEVMAHEQRLDLVMKKGGSCLWRA
- the hpxZ gene encoding oxalurate catabolism protein HpxZ, which encodes MKSEYIDRPAILAEVTAAFYRYEQALTGNDIEVLDELFWHDDRTVRLGAGENLYGIEAIRDYRASRPATGLERTLRNTVITTFGEDYAVCSTEFTREGSDKIGRQQQTWVKLPCGWRIVAAQVSVMS
- a CDS encoding AtzE family amidohydrolase translates to MNLSSLSLSQLRSALNNGELSAQEIAQQTLAAIERHNPALNAWTEVTHERMLREAARLDGLRRDGQPLPALAGIPYGVKNLFDVAGFSTLAGASLFSDRPPARADAWAVQKLAKAGALLSGMLNMDAYAYGFTTENSHYGTTHNPHDPTRIAGGSSGGSAAAVAAGLVHFALGTDTNGSIRVPASLCGILGLKPTFGRLSRSGSHPFVASLDHIGPFARCSEDLAIVYDALQGQDPQDAFQANAALQPALPTLEQGVEDLRFGVAGGYFQTWCNDDARQAVARAAQALNAQEEVTLPHVDLARSAAFILTASEGGNHYLPALRSMPERFEPHSRERLLAGAMLPAAWYLQAQRFRRHFQQQVLPLFESVDVLIAPATPCSATLIGQETIHINGTDLPTRASMGMLTQPISFLGLPVVTVPMQTASGLPIGIQLIAAPFNEAACLRAARALEQQGLIKAQAATMSVEP
- the ggt gene encoding gamma-glutamyltransferase, with translation MIQSNMAPQGMAVAPHHLASESALAVLREGGNAIEAMVAAAATIAVVYPHMNGLGGDGFWLVMPPGGEPVAIDASGAAGSLAHFDFYHGEKKIPHRGPKAALTVAGTVSGWAEALRLAQELGGTALPLPRLLRDAIRYAADGIPVTQSQANATAAKLDELRDLPGFAATFLPDGEIPRTGSRFTQPALADTLCLLADEGLDSFYRGTLAKKLAREMSDLGMPITLNDLQAHRAKRRTPLRVMHQQGEVFNMTPPTQGLVSLAILGITDHLAMAQADEAQTVHRLVEATKQAFTLRDRYITDPAHIEEELQTLLEPERLAAMAAQIDDTRAAPWGTGRGPGDTVWLGVMDSSGLAVSFIQSIYHEFGSGVVLPDTGIVWQNRGAAFSLQPGHLLALAPGKQPFHTLNPAAARLHDGRTLVYGSMGGDGQPQTQAAIFTRHVVQGMPLQQAVSAPRWLLGRTWGQLSDSLKVEGRFSPHTVATLRALGHEVELLEDFSEAVGHAGAIVRHNNGMFEGAFDPRSNGSAAGF
- the puuE gene encoding allantoinase PuuE, whose translation is MSDAVENKPFDLHAHYPRDLRGYAGKPPHAAWPGGARIALQFVLNYEEGAENHVLHGDAGSEQFLSDIIGVASYADRHMSMDSLYEYGSRAGFWRIHQEFQRRGLPLTIFGVAMALARNPEVVQAIKEANYDVVSHGWRWIHYQHIDVDTERQHMQQAIETLRTLFGNAPTGWYTGRDSPNTRRLLVEQGGFLYDSDYYGDDLPFWTPVACQDGTVKQHLVIPYTLETNDMRFATPQGFNTAEQFYTYLKDSFDVLYAEGETAPKMLSIGMHCRLLGRPGRFRALQRFLDYVAQHDKVWICTRQQIAGHWIATHPAPRAEPASQLITLT
- the hpxX gene encoding oxalurate catabolism protein HpxX, which translates into the protein MNHPADLAAYIAQMEQMLDLELNETRRAELLTQMTRIAAMAEPLMAFPLDDRLEVAGVYRA